The Balaenoptera acutorostrata chromosome 2, mBalAcu1.1, whole genome shotgun sequence genomic sequence GTGATTATACTCTATGCCATTTTACTACACTTGTGAGCAAAGAAAATGAGGGCATAAGACTATGCAAATGGTTTGACAAAAGATATCACACTTTGCTTTCACagtaatttttgtaaaatttgtaaGTTTTGTAGTGtttaggaaaacataagcaaaactAGAATGTAGGTTTTCCATGagtgttattttctatttgtggtggaactcctctgttttcttttacccTGTCTCTGTTTTCCTACTTTTTCTCCACAATAATATAGATGCCTTGGGATTGTAAACATCTTAGTAACAGGAGAGATCTATGAACCAAACCTTGCATTCAATTATCAAAACCTGTGCCATGGTTTGGAGAATtagatttcattcatttattggtaGTGCATTGCAGTTGAATATTTCACAAACAAATTAGCACAGCTTTACCTTCTCCACACATGCcacagggatttttaaaataattccctcCATGCTTTTCTTGTTTTGAGGAAGTACACACCACTTATTTCCCTGAGCCACTATAACCCTCTTCTTACAGTGTTACTTTTATCTCTCAAATATTCTTTAGACCTTTGTACTCATTATTTTGTTGAACAAGAGTTTTTCCCATAGATAATAGTGTAAATAACAAAATGATGATGATATAGACCAACAGGATAATGAGAAAATAGTCTGTTACTTCATGGTTAATGTGATTTATCTCTTTATTCTGACACTGACTTACatgctttatataatttatatatttcatactGTACTAGGACTCTAGGgatattcttattttctaattttacaactgtggacacagatgcacacaactaatttccttgcttttcttgaTGTCCCAACACAATCACCTCTGTCAAGCTCACCCTGGAACTGCTGAGTggatatattttactttataccccttccttttcttcctttatttccccTTCCCACTGAAGCAGAACGACTTACTAGCTTCTGAATCACATGATTGTACATGATTGAGGACCAACTCTGGTGTCCAGAATTGGGTAAATGGTTTGCCATGGAGACAAGCACTGATTGCTCCCATCAAGGTGGGACCTTGGTGAACACTGGGGCATATTCCTGCAACATTCACCATCATCATGAAGTCCAGGCTTCATTTACTAAAATGAGTGCCCAAATTTGAATCTGAAAGCTTTAGTTGTTTTCAGATCTTAAGGTTTTGTTGTTTTACTTCAGAATTCATATAGGCTAAGTGTCAAGATATATGTGAGAAGTCACTATCCTATTGTCAATAATTACTGTTCAGTAaaaatgaatagatattttcAATGTATATTTTTAGGTATAGAAACTGCTGACTCCAGATCACAGAGATTGTTGAACATTGTTGATGATAATTTGGAACATGCAGAAATAATGTTATTATCATCAGATCTCTTGTTTTTCTCCACAgatatcatttaaatattttatgaagatgACCAAACTTCCTAGTTACATTGTCATGAGAAACTCCTTTTATTCACAAGCCAGCTGTGGAATCTCaacaaacatttttcttcttctcttccacatcctcaccattgTTTTTACTCACAGGTTTAAGCACCTTGACATGACAATTAGTCACTTGTCCTTGATCCACATACTGCTGCTCTTCACCATGATAATACTGGTGTCCTCAGACTTGTTTGGGTCACAGAATATTCAGAATGATGTAAGGtataattgtctttttaaacaagGTGCTGAGGGGTCTCTCCATTTGTACAACCTGCTTCCTGAGCATGCTCCAGGCCATCATCATCAGCCCCAACAGTTCCTCCTTGgcaaatttcaaacatatttctCCAAATCACCCCCTAGGATTCTGCATCTTCTCATGGGTTCTCAACCTGTCTGTCAATAAGTAACCTTCTACTCTACTGTGGTCACTCCTAATGGGACTGAAGCCAGTCTTCTGTTTATTACCGACCACTGTTCTGTTTAGCCCATGAGCTATATGCacagaaacttatttttcacACTAATGACATTGAAAGATGTTACTTCATAGGGCTAATGGTCCTCTCTAGTGGCTACATAGTGATTATTTTGCAGAGAAATAAGAGATTCTCCCAGCACTTTTATAGCACCAGCCTCTTCCCAAGAGTCTCACCAGTGAAAAGGGCTTCCCAGGCCATCTTGCTGGTGGTGAGTTGTTTCGTCTTCATATATTGGGTGGACTTTACCTTCTCATTATCAGTAGTTATAACATGGAGAAGTAAACCTCTATTAGTGTGGTTCCAGATTATTGGGGTCAATAGCTATGCCATAGTTTGTCCTTTGGTGCTAACCCATGCAGATAAGCAAATATTCAAGACTGTGCAGATTCAcataaagatagacaagatgcagaatggccatcatcaaaaaatctagaaacaacaaatgctggagagggtgtggagaaaagggaaccctcttgcactgttggtgggaatgtaaactgatacagccactatggagaacagtatggaggttccttaaaaaactaaaaatagaactaccatacgacccagcaatcccactactgggcatataccctgagaaaaccataattcaaaaagagtcatgtaccaaaatgttcattgcagctctatttacaatagccaggacatggaagcaacctaagtgtccatcattggatgaatggataaggaagatgtggcacatatatacaatggaatattactcagccataaaaagaaatgaaatggaggtatttgcagtgaggtggatggagttagagtctgtcatacagagtgaagtaagtcagaaagagaaaaacaaatacagtatgctaacacatatatatggaatctaagagaaaagaaaaaaggtcatgaagaacctagtggcaagacgggaagaaagacacagacctactagagaatggacttgaggatatggggagggggaggggtgagatgtgacagggtgagagagtgtcatggacatatatacattaccaaatgtaaaatagatagctagtgggaagcagcctcacagcacagggagatcagcttggtgctttgtgacaacctagaggggtgggatagggagggtgggagggagggagatgcaagagggaagagatatgggaacatatgtatatgtataactgattcatgttgttataaagcagaaactaacacaccattgtaaagcaattatacttcaataaagatgtttaaaaaaaaaaaaagatagacaagatgaaaaggcagagggctatgtaccagatgaaggaacaagataaaaccacagaaaaacaactaaatgaagtggagataggcaaccttccagaaaaagaatttagaataatgatagtgaagatgatccaggacctcggaaaatgaatggaggcaacgatagagaagatgcaagaaatgtttaacaaagacctagaagaattaaagaacaaacaaacagagatgaacaatacaataatgaaaatgaaaactacactagaaggaatcaatagcagaataactgaggcagaagaatggataagtgacctggaagacagaagggtggaattcactgctgcggaacagaataaagaaaaaatattgaaaagaaatgaagacagcctaagagacctctgggacaacattaaacgcaacaacattcacattgtaagggtcccagaaggagaagagagagagaaaggaccagagaaaatatttgcacaggttatagtcgaaaacttccctaacatgggaaagaaaatagccatccaagtccaggaagctcagcaagtcccatacaggataaacccaaggagaaacacactgagacacatagtaatcaaattggcaaaaattaaagacaaagaaaaattataaagcagcaagggaaaaatgacaaataacatacc encodes the following:
- the LOC103015088 gene encoding LOW QUALITY PROTEIN: vomeronasal type-1 receptor 5 (The sequence of the model RefSeq protein was modified relative to this genomic sequence to represent the inferred CDS: inserted 5 bases in 3 codons; deleted 1 base in 1 codon; substituted 1 base at 1 genomic stop codon), whose translation is MIEDQLWCPELGKWFAMETSTDCSHQGIETADSRSQRLLNIVDDNLEHAEIMLLSSDLLFFSTDIXFKYFMKMTKLPSYIVMRNSFYSQASCGISTNIFLLLFHILTIVFTHRFKHLDMTISHLSLIHILLLFTMIILVSSDLFGSQNIQNDVRYXIVFLNKVLRGLSICTTCFLSMLQAIIISPNSSSLANFKHISPNHPLGFCIFSWVLNLSVNNQSSVYYRPLFCLAHELYAQKLIFHTNDIERCXLHRANGPLXWLHSDYFAENKRFSQHFYSTSLFPRVSPVKRASQAILLVVSCFVFIYWVDFTFSLSVVITWRSKPLLVWFQIIGVNSYAIVCPLVLTHADKQIFKTWVSVTEVEPDHADIQLKVLDADSSGY